The nucleotide sequence gaaacttgaacccaacatattatcatcttttttgataatattgtttttgtgaaataaattcaaaatataaatggttccaaaccaattatttttcctcaaatccaacaacaattatattattaatagcaaaagacaaataacataagaaattactaaccttgaattacctttagatttataatctcaacTTATTTGGCAGAATCTCGTGTTGATAATCTAAATTAGTTAGAGACTCGAAAACTTATAGAAAATTCGTTAGTAGCAAAAGAATCTCaattatctcaatattattataaaactaaactttcataatatcaatatagtGGCCAGATCTTGAGGCACTATTGACATGATTAGGTCATCTGCATctcctttattttatattaaaaagtaGCTTTCAGccatataattattattattctaataaAAATTTCATGTGGATTTTTCTTCAAACACAACCAATTTAGCACGTAATAATTAGGAAGCCATTCATTTACCTTGTGTAGCCATGTACTGTACttgcaaaataaaaaacaagtgagTATCGACAAATAAGGAAAAGAAACAAAACCTGTTCGTGTTCACAAGTGTTTCACTTACAATCTAAACCATTGCATTGTGATTTACGATGTGTTTCATCACGGAATTTCAAAAACAAATATAACTTTATTATAAAACAAGACTTATGGCTAAATCAATTTCTTATCATACCAAAGATATAAGCTTACTAAACAGATCTCAATTGGTAAGAGCTTTCGTACAGATCTCAATTGGTAAGCGacttcgtgctgataacgtgttataaaacaagaaagaataagaagaagagtagagagaatagagagtgatttttatttcttctcttgaggaatgAGAGATCACcagattgtcaatacaatgaacaaaacccctctatttatagagaaaatttactcctagtcttagtaaaagacggatgcttcaaattctaatagatatcaaagtgatcttgatagacattcactataatgtaaatacatttataacagaaACAAATTAAAACACAATGCAAACTGAACATGGAGAGTGTTTAAAGTATCTAGATTTTTCGTTAATTtatcatagtaattaaattaaaacatattTGAAATTGACATAAAAGTGACATTTTAgatttatatcatatcatagaaAAAGAAACGTATAAGCATTCAACTCtattggaaaaaagaaaaaaagaaagtacGCAAATGGAaagacaaaaaaggaaaagggaaagCAAATTCTAAGGcttaatattttatatgtgtaaacaacataaatcccctacctattgaaactaattgcataaaatttcttttagttttctCTTTCCCGAATTTTAcaaatatactcatacattcggcTGCTCATCATACATAGCTCGAATGTATGATAAAACAgttaatcctatatttaaggtaagaTGGTAAAACATAATCTCCTACATTCATGGAAAGAGTAATCAGATAAAATCTTTCATTCCCTTAAATAAAGCCATTAATTACCTATAATTATGTTTTgtatgattaaataaaataactgaaatttaaattcaaaaaaactcTTAAACATCACTGttagtttttctcatttttaatgacatttttgaaaaaaaaagtcgTCTTCGTCTTTCTTTAATTCTCAAAAAAAACATGAACATCCCCATATTGTTGCGTCATTTCggaatttaagagttgaaaatcaTTTATCAATTCTATAAAAGTGATGCAATTATTATTTCGGAAagtattaaatttttgaaattgattgctacgatCGCGATGAAATTGAGTATTGACAAAGTtcgtaaaaaaattgaaataaaatacacAACAATTTCACATATGTGAGGGcaacttatacatttaaaaaataaactgcagtaatgtataatgtcatactaAACATCTAAAATTTTCACCTTAAACATGTATGACGTATATATCTTGACAGAAGGTATGAtgaaaatttatacaaaaataagactTTCTAACAGTATAATACCACATAAAACATAAAATGCATTTTATAAGGACttttaatgtataacatattaaaatatatatcttcaagCTTATATTATACTTTAGAATAAATATAAGGGCAacttatacattttaaaaataaactgcagtaatgtataatgtcatattacacatctaaatttcactttaaacatgtatgacctataagtttgacagaaggtataatgaaaaattatacaaaaataaaattttttaactgTTAAAGACAACATAAAACACAACTAATGTAATAAGAACTTctaatgtataacatattgaaaatatatatcattagacttatattatacattagtcttccaaaataactaatgtataatgcctaatatattatatcttatactttcaaataaaaacttCAAGAATGTATAATGTTACACCATACATATTAAATGTTaacattttacattatttatctatAAACTTGTCAGAATatataatgtaaccttatacaaaattcataaattataattGTATAATCCGACTTAATACAAAAACAACCTCTTTTATATATACAAAACTTACATTATACATAAGTGTGttaaataaagtaatgtataatgtataaAATCTACATCTTTGGATGCGATGACAAGTAATTTTTTTCCATCGCAGCAAATCACTTATTCTTTTGAGTAGCCTCGGTGTACAAATTGCAGTTATCTTTGCAACCACAAAGCTAGCttgtttcaacaaaaaaataaacataaaattagaaaaaatactgAAACATATAAAATAGAATCTTTGAAACATAAATTTAGATCCAAGAATATTGGAAGAATTTGATAATACAAAATAGAATCTTTGaaagagtattaaaaaaatataaaacgaagcaaaatcatttttcttttcagaaatagaataatataagaaaatattaaataatcaaataattagaATTTAGATTCTTACAGAAGATTAAgtaaggcctcatttgtttgcacttaatggaggtctgaatctgaatggttcagacttcagtccattaagtgcatttatttattttttaaaaaaacctcTTGTTCTATCTGAAATCCTTTGAATTGGTCAGACATGAAAAAGAGTCTGAATACCATTCAGACTCTTTTTAAAACGTTATTTATTTCCTCAAAACTCTCTCCTTTGTTATTTTCCTCTTTATATACGTTTTTCACCCTCTCTCTTCACCTTCCCTCTTCACGTTACTTTCTCTCCCTCTCttcacgtttctctctctctcttcctcttcCTTTCCTTTTATTTCAGGTATGATtcactaaaattttttaaatactttagttttcaatTTGTGTAATCACTATTTGCTGTCAATGGCTTACTAGAATTCACTGAAAATTATGTTTATAGATGCGAGATTTTTGTGTTTGATTAGTTTGATGTGTGTTAGTCGTAATGTCTAAGTAATGTCTAACTAAGAGCAAATCATGGTACGATAATCTTCGGGTAGAAGAATTCAATATATTACATGTGTAAATaaacatgattattttctttcttcttataaTTTCCTGACGCTTTTTAATCCAGTCATTGAGAAatactattttctttttcaactcttgTTCATTATACAAATACATCATTAGGAAGAAATTTATCGTGCTTTCTTGCTAGAAAAGAGACAAGCAAGACAAAAACATTATGTATGAATGAAACAATCTGTTTGATCAAATTTTGTTACTATTATACTATAAGAAAATGACAAGGACACGAGTTACTGTAGACAAATTGGTATAGGACATTATTTGTTTAATAGAATTTAGTGTAGGACACTGCTAATTGTAGTTTAATATATATCTAGCATGTATTTAAACGGATATATACATGgtcataacataaaataatttctaattttcAAAATCCCCACCAAATAAATCCATGTATGGAGtgattaaattttcaaaatcaccacaaaaaaaaaacatatggtTCTTTATCTTTGCTCGTCTGggtatgttttgttttgtgaaaTTTAGCTTGTTTGAGGCTTAATTGGTTTGTTTACGTACTGATTCTATACTTTGTAATACACATATAGACATAGCTTAGTAGCATATTTTGTACTACTAGTTTAGTATAcatgctttgcacgtgtgtctcatattaattaataaaactttatataaaacgaataaaaatatttaaaatacaacaaTGTGTTAAAATAAATGTTATAGCATTTCTTCCTCGTTGTCTAttacaaagacttttaatgaagggcaaaaggttcaaatcacttttctaagggtcttcacacttttaatatattatagattatagattttttttgatgattattaAACATTTGGTAGAATATGAATTTTGGATTATgtatagtataattttttcatataatcaCGCTAAGTTGGTTTAattagtttcctttttttttttaataaagtaagTATTTATATGCATCGCTcgtatttatatttcataatgaaactaaaattttatattttagttatggAACAAACTAGTGACAGATTGATTTGGAGAATGGATGTTCTAAAAACTTTTTTAGAATCTTGTATTGAAGAAGTATCATTAAACGGGAGATGTGGAAGTAGTTTGAAAGCTGAATCATGGGATGGAATTACAGATGTTTTGGCAACTACACATAACTTTGTAGCTacaaaaaagaagatgaagaaccaATAtgattatataaaagaaaaatatcaagcTTGGTTGCCACTAACTAAAAAGACAGGCAACATTTATGATCCAACAACCAACACCATTCAAATGTCTAATAGTGAGTGGGAAGAATATATAAAGGTTAGTTCattatatagtatttttttctccttttattttgcGATAAGAGAAAAGTTTTACTATAAAAAGTATAACTTCTTATATTTGAATATAGGTTCATCCAAAAGCAAAGGTACTGAAGAGATCACCACTAGCCTTTCCAGAACTTTGTACAACACTCTTTGAGAGTTCTACTACAACAGACATTCATGGTTGGAGTTCAAGTTGTACAGCTCCGCGACCTGGTGCCTCTTCTGCATCTCCTAATATAGATCTTGATGATTTACAAGATCTAGTTGATGAACAAAATGAAGAAGCTTTTAAAGATTTTCCATCTCaatcttcaatttcaattgaaaaaaggaatatgggaaagaaaagaaaaaaaccatCATCCCGATTGGAAATTGATGAGAAAATAAGTATCGCATtagaattattaattaataaaaataatgcacCTAAAGTTGAGGAATGTATGGAAAAGTTAGATGGACTTGGATGGGGAGATCCATTGTACTCTGCAGCTGTTAGCATACTCTGTGAAGGTGATAGCTATCGAAAAGCATGGATGAAACTAACAGAGACCGATAAATTAGAGAATAGGGTTAAAGTCATGGGAAAAAAATGGgtattctttaattttgtgaaTTACTAATATATTTATTAGACGCAGAGATTTCTAGAAAtctagttttatgttttttagttAAGTTTTATAATCATTTTTGAAACTTTGTAATGCTATATGTGATGCTTATGAATCATGTTTGTTGGTGAACTACATTGTTTTTACGTTTTGCTATGTTTGAGgagtataaaatttttataatcacTTTGTTATTGTTATATGTAATTCCCGATCTTTTAAAATATGTAGCTAGTTTTACTTATTATtgtgcattattttttttatttgtagaaCAGATTCGACATGGATATTGATGAtcaaatattattgttgatgagCTTATATTGGCAAAGAAAATGTTATAGACTCACATATGATCGAAGAAATAAAGATTTAACATCATCTTTATCTGGTAAAAAATATACATTAGAATTATTGTCTGGTTCTAATCAACAATGTGTAGAATTGATATGCATGTCACGTGATGCATATGCTCGGCTATGTCAACATTTTAAACAAAATGGATGGCTCACTGATAGCAAACATATATCTGTCGAAGAACAGATAGTAATATTTTTAACTATTATAGGACATAATGAGCGCTACGTCGTTATTAAGAGAAGATTTTAGCATTCTTCGCAAAAGGTGCACAAGTATTTTCATGAGGTTCTTGAGGCAATGATGAAATTTGTAAAAGAGATGATTGCGCCTACAACATTTGATTCGAATATGAATATTCCCAGTGCTCATAATAAGAGGCTGCGAAGAATATTTAAggaactattttaaaattattattataaaattttagaaaaaatcaatttcattatgttgacaaaaatgtATAAATTGACAGGGAGCAATAGGTGCACTAGATGGAACATTAGTACACGCTGTTGTTCCTGCTAATCAACAAATTATTTACAGAGGAAGAGGAAAAGGTA is from Capsicum annuum cultivar UCD-10X-F1 chromosome 5, UCD10Xv1.1, whole genome shotgun sequence and encodes:
- the LOC107870959 gene encoding uncharacterized protein LOC107870959, whose amino-acid sequence is MEQTSDRLIWRMDVLKTFLESCIEEVSLNGRCGSSLKAESWDGITDVLATTHNFVATKKKMKNQYDYIKEKYQAWLPLTKKTGNIYDPTTNTIQMSNSEWEEYIKVHPKAKVLKRSPLAFPELCTTLFESSTTTDIHGWSSSCTAPRPGASSASPNIDLDDLQDLVDEQNEEAFKDFPSQSSISIEKRNMGKKRKKPSSRLEIDEKISIALELLINKNNAPKVEECMEKLDGLGWGDPLYSAAVSILCEGDSYRKAWMKLTETDKLENRVKVMGKKWVFFNFVNY